A single region of the Methylosinus sp. H3A genome encodes:
- a CDS encoding AAA family ATPase: MFTISVVGQKGGTGKTTTVLGLAVAAANAGHDVAVIDLDPQATAANWKDRRQSENPPVVSAQASRLQPTLDAARNAGVQFAFIDTAGRSDDSALKAARAADLVLIPSRPNIVEVETFPQVNDLLRLAGSPPAFVLLNGIHPTAGKNSIAEVHEGIRDLYGLTVCPVHLCQRSAYAEAMTTGRVPQELDPDGKAGDELKRLFEFVCEFVNMRGENVEVRGDTATA; this comes from the coding sequence ATGTTCACAATTTCAGTTGTCGGACAGAAGGGCGGGACGGGCAAGACCACGACCGTTCTCGGGCTCGCCGTCGCCGCGGCCAACGCGGGGCACGATGTCGCCGTTATCGACCTCGACCCGCAGGCGACCGCCGCAAACTGGAAAGACCGACGCCAAAGCGAGAATCCGCCCGTCGTGTCGGCGCAGGCCAGCCGGTTGCAGCCGACCCTCGACGCTGCTCGTAACGCTGGCGTCCAGTTCGCCTTCATCGACACGGCCGGCCGGAGCGACGACAGCGCCCTCAAAGCGGCGCGCGCGGCCGACCTGGTTCTCATCCCGAGCCGCCCGAACATCGTCGAGGTGGAAACCTTCCCGCAGGTGAACGACCTGCTACGCCTCGCCGGCAGCCCGCCGGCTTTCGTGCTGCTCAACGGCATTCACCCGACGGCGGGCAAGAACAGCATCGCCGAAGTGCATGAAGGTATCCGCGACCTCTACGGGCTGACGGTCTGCCCCGTGCATCTTTGCCAGCGCAGCGCCTATGCCGAGGCCATGACGACCGGCCGCGTGCCGCAAGAGCTTGATCCTGACGGGAAAGCGGGCGACGAGCTGAAAAGGCTTTTCGAGTTCGTTTGTGAATTTGTGAACATGCGAGGGGAAAATGTCGAAGTTCGGGGCGATACAGCAACAGCTTGA
- a CDS encoding ribbon-helix-helix domain-containing protein — MSKFGAIQQQLEKASRTKPAAVAPVAKPQPVPPPAIEPAPEPQAAAPAPAPAAARYKAPSREGKTHIGAYLTPDFKRSMRLVQAETGEDTTQLIARALNELFRAHKVPVVDQD; from the coding sequence ATGTCGAAGTTCGGGGCGATACAGCAACAGCTTGAGAAGGCGAGCCGGACAAAGCCCGCCGCCGTTGCACCCGTCGCAAAGCCGCAGCCCGTTCCGCCGCCGGCGATCGAGCCCGCGCCGGAACCGCAGGCCGCGGCGCCCGCTCCGGCGCCTGCGGCTGCGCGCTACAAGGCGCCAAGCCGAGAGGGGAAGACCCATATCGGCGCTTATCTGACTCCTGATTTCAAGCGCAGCATGCGCCTGGTGCAGGCGGAAACCGGCGAGGACACGACTCAGCTCATCGCCCGCGCGCTCAACGAGCTTTTCCGCGCCCACAAGGTTCCTGTGGTGGATCAAGATTGA
- a CDS encoding type II toxin-antitoxin system RelE/ParE family toxin, giving the protein MLPLSMLELRYYLRVDGKSPFEDWFSSLDSAAAAKVAVALARLEQGNLSNAKGVGEGVLEYKIDWGAGYRVYFGRDGDVVVILLTGGTKKRQQKDIEAAKASWADYKRRKAPRIN; this is encoded by the coding sequence ATGTTACCATTATCTATGCTTGAACTGCGCTATTACCTCCGCGTCGACGGAAAGAGCCCTTTTGAGGATTGGTTCTCCAGTCTGGATTCGGCGGCGGCGGCGAAAGTCGCCGTCGCGCTGGCGCGGCTCGAACAGGGCAACCTCTCGAACGCCAAGGGCGTTGGCGAAGGCGTGCTTGAATACAAGATCGATTGGGGAGCGGGCTACCGCGTTTATTTCGGTCGCGACGGCGACGTGGTGGTGATCCTGCTAACGGGCGGCACCAAGAAGCGCCAGCAAAAGGACATAGAGGCGGCGAAGGCGAGCTGGGCGGATTACAAGCGGCGGAAGGCGCCGCGCATTAACTGA
- a CDS encoding helix-turn-helix domain-containing protein: MIAARERAGLTQEGLAERIGRTQSFVSKYERGERRLDVVEFAEFIKAMDLDPSAVFAQFLQHAFDDMTG; encoded by the coding sequence ATGATCGCCGCGCGCGAGCGCGCCGGTCTCACCCAGGAAGGACTCGCCGAGCGCATCGGCCGGACGCAATCTTTTGTCTCGAAATACGAGCGCGGCGAACGTCGCCTCGACGTGGTCGAGTTTGCTGAATTTATAAAAGCGATGGATCTCGACCCGAGCGCCGTGTTTGCTCAATTTCTGCAGCACGCTTTCGACGACATGACGGGATAG
- a CDS encoding acyltransferase: protein MYVNQIHAVVTNESLPFPASRSQQNARKRPRRTRWPDLIRRTAAQSDCTYPPLLVVKRLQILQAPSPRRSFHIARKAPAHAVHEFGQVCCAGQLSFLSRSGIVIFHYNIDFQLGLATWFPLVTNLSCMVDFFFMLSGFVIVHGYRSRFGSAREYGEFLLARWARVYPLHVLILACYLVLIAIAHLLHVQPNHPEILALSGLPVNLLLVQAWGFLDHPSFNVPSWSISAEWFVYLLAPAVFAIVRRVSLAFSMLCTLLMVAAMIAVHNALGAQDWMDLTYQFGMLRALPSFFAGAAIAEAICNGQLRGKPSWWTVHALAASALVVLSLDVRRELVLPVFCSLIAFAALADARGVPSVMKSQVLLVLGESSYALYMSHVLVSVPFWWRAASASDRDPWTFAFAFASFWITIVLSLLSYRYFERPMRRDCQESCVWGHSRTAGGGLWRSRRAHWTNCCRDAIRRRFFPRMACSMS, encoded by the coding sequence ATGTATGTAAATCAAATACATGCAGTGGTTACCAATGAATCGCTTCCTTTTCCAGCATCACGTTCGCAGCAAAATGCTCGAAAGCGCCCTCGGCGAACCCGTTGGCCTGATCTTATACGGAGAACCGCAGCTCAGTCTGATTGTACATATCCTCCGCTTCTGGTCGTCAAGAGATTGCAAATTCTTCAGGCTCCGTCTCCAAGAAGGAGCTTTCACATTGCTCGCAAGGCGCCCGCCCATGCAGTCCACGAATTCGGCCAGGTATGTTGTGCTGGACAGCTATCGTTTCTTAGCCGGAGTGGCATCGTCATATTTCATTATAATATTGACTTTCAGTTGGGGCTAGCGACCTGGTTTCCTCTTGTCACAAATCTCAGTTGCATGGTCGATTTCTTTTTCATGCTCAGCGGTTTCGTCATCGTGCATGGCTATCGGAGCCGTTTTGGATCGGCTCGGGAATACGGGGAGTTTCTACTGGCCCGGTGGGCGCGCGTCTATCCGTTACACGTCCTGATTTTGGCTTGCTATCTGGTGCTCATCGCCATCGCGCATCTCCTGCACGTTCAGCCCAATCACCCGGAGATATTGGCGCTTTCCGGCCTGCCGGTGAATCTGCTCCTCGTGCAAGCCTGGGGGTTCCTCGACCATCCGAGTTTCAATGTGCCCTCGTGGTCGATAAGTGCGGAGTGGTTTGTCTACCTGCTGGCGCCCGCCGTCTTCGCTATCGTTCGCCGTGTCAGTCTCGCGTTCAGCATGCTTTGCACACTGCTGATGGTGGCCGCCATGATTGCGGTCCACAATGCACTCGGCGCACAGGATTGGATGGATTTGACGTATCAGTTTGGAATGTTGCGCGCCCTCCCCAGCTTCTTTGCCGGTGCCGCGATCGCCGAGGCGATATGCAATGGTCAGTTACGCGGCAAACCATCTTGGTGGACTGTTCACGCGCTGGCTGCGAGTGCGCTGGTCGTGCTATCTCTCGACGTTCGGCGTGAATTGGTTCTGCCGGTCTTCTGTTCGCTCATCGCTTTTGCTGCTCTTGCCGATGCAAGAGGCGTCCCCTCTGTGATGAAGAGCCAAGTTCTCCTCGTTCTCGGGGAGAGTTCTTACGCCCTCTACATGTCGCACGTTCTTGTGAGCGTGCCGTTTTGGTGGCGCGCGGCGTCTGCATCTGATCGAGACCCGTGGACATTCGCCTTCGCCTTCGCGAGCTTCTGGATTACGATCGTGCTGTCCTTGCTCTCCTACCGTTATTTCGAGCGACCCATGCGGAGGGACTGTCAGGAATCTTGTGTGTGGGGCCATAGTAGAACCGCAGGAGGCGGGCTATGGCGATCAAGAAGGGCACATTGGACCAATTGCTGTCGGGACGCGATCCGAAGGAGGTTTTTTCCAAGGATGGCTTGTTCGATGAGCTGA